A genomic stretch from Streptomyces fungicidicus includes:
- a CDS encoding DUF6461 domain-containing protein, giving the protein MKHADGDRGLDHFRLRDVPLYTLTFARGLAPGELLTRMGVDPDTLAVYDSEELEDEFGDTLFDEDEPVVTTGTDGPWTWAWEWGGRHGLDERILRAVSRGTEAVALHYNEKPMHGFRYAVDGDVVVGFDTLRPVAPTGLDPWRLGPYMRPLGLTAGQAAGPHAVLALAENAFGLRVTPAGDGERRWGGSLRALPA; this is encoded by the coding sequence ATGAAGCATGCCGACGGGGACCGCGGACTCGACCACTTCCGCCTGCGCGACGTGCCCCTCTACACCCTCACCTTCGCCAGGGGACTGGCGCCCGGAGAGCTGCTGACCCGCATGGGCGTCGACCCCGACACCCTGGCGGTGTACGACTCGGAGGAGCTGGAGGACGAGTTCGGCGACACGCTGTTCGACGAGGACGAGCCCGTGGTGACCACGGGCACCGACGGCCCGTGGACATGGGCCTGGGAGTGGGGCGGCCGCCACGGGCTGGACGAGCGGATCCTGCGCGCGGTCTCACGGGGCACGGAGGCCGTCGCGCTGCACTACAACGAGAAGCCCATGCACGGGTTCCGGTACGCGGTGGACGGCGACGTCGTGGTCGGCTTCGACACGCTCCGGCCCGTCGCGCCCACCGGCCTGGACCCGTGGCGCCTCGGCCCGTACATGCGCCCGCTGGGTCTGACCGCGGGGCAGGCCGCCGGGCCGCACGCCGTCCTGGCCCTCGCGGAGAACGCGTTCGGGCTCCGCGTGACCCCGGCCGGTGACGGCGAGCGGCGCTGGGGCGGCAGCCTGCGCGCGCTGCCCGCCTGA
- a CDS encoding family 43 glycosylhydrolase gives MTGAENRVRRRSLLAGAAGLGTAAALPASTAQAAPPAPSHAASSRRRPSNWPDPEPYGVADTRLDLWPREDNSFVLPLEPRPRDRELGRVWMRDTYVNYFVVGGRPVYVATGTTRVPGLEAAGPWNDGIFVWVAPSLEGPWRLADTTGIRPDAEKGKVWSPEFAGENRPGRTVVAPWQEYWHDEQFGKRGNVWASEVHHFKGKWYIVACMGDHSRKVGSFMLVSEGGVEGPYRLIKGNLEKPFGDSFIGGPGFIEPGAYHHIDGGLYSEGDAAWLVLHNDLYARFRDDMEDIVTTTDLPRFRQTPYSPEPYLEGAYVFKYQGRYYLVHAAWDRTSVDAYGSTRNAYDPPGTGRVQYQYDAIVAVSDRFEGPYSERWTAGVGAGHNNFFEDHQGRLWATFFRNPAAGHWKHPERVGDAAVPGVVRLEWTGRKDGRLYVERRATG, from the coding sequence ATGACCGGTGCCGAGAACCGTGTGCGCCGCCGCTCCTTGCTGGCCGGCGCCGCCGGCCTGGGAACGGCTGCCGCCCTTCCCGCGTCCACCGCGCAGGCGGCCCCGCCCGCGCCGTCACACGCCGCGTCGTCACGGCGCCGGCCGTCGAACTGGCCCGATCCCGAGCCCTACGGTGTCGCGGACACCCGGCTGGACCTGTGGCCGCGGGAGGACAACTCCTTCGTCCTCCCGCTGGAGCCGCGCCCCCGTGACCGGGAACTGGGCCGGGTGTGGATGCGGGACACCTACGTCAACTACTTCGTCGTCGGCGGGCGCCCCGTCTACGTGGCCACGGGCACCACCCGGGTGCCCGGGCTGGAAGCGGCCGGACCCTGGAACGACGGCATCTTCGTGTGGGTGGCTCCCTCACTCGAGGGGCCGTGGCGGCTGGCCGACACGACCGGCATCCGGCCGGACGCCGAGAAGGGCAAGGTGTGGTCGCCCGAGTTCGCGGGGGAGAACCGGCCCGGCCGTACCGTCGTCGCCCCCTGGCAGGAGTACTGGCACGACGAGCAGTTCGGCAAACGCGGCAACGTGTGGGCGTCGGAGGTGCACCACTTCAAGGGGAAGTGGTACATCGTCGCGTGCATGGGCGACCACTCCCGCAAGGTCGGCTCGTTCATGCTCGTGAGCGAGGGCGGCGTCGAGGGGCCGTACCGGCTGATCAAGGGGAATCTGGAGAAGCCCTTCGGCGACTCCTTCATCGGCGGGCCGGGCTTCATCGAGCCCGGCGCCTACCACCACATCGACGGCGGTCTGTACAGCGAGGGCGACGCCGCCTGGCTGGTGCTGCACAACGACCTGTACGCCAGGTTCCGGGACGACATGGAGGACATCGTCACGACGACGGACCTCCCCAGGTTCCGGCAGACGCCCTACTCCCCCGAGCCGTATCTCGAGGGCGCCTACGTGTTCAAGTACCAGGGCAGGTACTACCTGGTCCACGCCGCGTGGGACCGTACCTCGGTCGACGCCTACGGCAGCACCCGCAACGCCTACGACCCGCCCGGCACGGGGCGTGTGCAGTACCAGTACGACGCGATCGTCGCCGTCTCCGACCGCTTCGAGGGCCCGTACTCCGAGCGGTGGACCGCGGGCGTGGGCGCGGGGCACAACAACTTCTTCGAGGACCACCAGGGCCGTCTGTGGGCGACGTTCTTCCGCAACCCGGCCGCCGGGCACTGGAAGCACCCGGAGCGCGTCGGCGACGCCGCCGTGCCCGGGGTGGTGCGGCTGGAGTGGACCGGCCGGAAGGACGGCCGCCTGTACGTCGAGCGCCGCGCGACCGGCTGA
- a CDS encoding ROK family transcriptional regulator, producing the protein MPSGVHALVRRTHEERVLRALQENGAMSRGEIARVVGLSRTTLSEITGHLLQRGAIVVVDTDASKREGSGRPAARLALDPASAQFMGVDFGHRRVHVVVADASHEVMASGAARYDDTTPWQERTGLALGLVERLTAEADVHFGALQGIGIGVPGPYPAPEGSAPSRATPVGTVLRPAPEGVDVAFAERFDAPVIVDNNTRLAALAEAITGADSVADLVYVRLSDGVGGGLVVGGHLVTGSSGLAGELGHVTVEPAGRPCRCGKRGCLETVASVPAILAACWEFGLPLENLRDLADAVSRAHPVVDRVLREAAAALGRVVGAATMTLNPAKVVIGGEITQLAPVIVEQVAATLAADLFPTASAGPAVEAARLSDDDGAIGALAAVFHNSPLLARYPETTDVTAGPGTDDPTIEGAVHVRP; encoded by the coding sequence ATGCCCAGCGGAGTGCACGCACTGGTCAGGCGTACCCATGAGGAACGCGTCCTTCGTGCGCTGCAGGAGAACGGCGCCATGAGCCGCGGCGAGATCGCCCGCGTCGTGGGCCTGTCCCGCACGACCCTCTCCGAGATCACCGGACACCTCCTGCAACGAGGCGCGATCGTGGTCGTGGACACCGACGCCTCGAAGCGGGAGGGCAGCGGCCGGCCCGCCGCGCGGCTGGCGCTCGATCCCGCGTCGGCGCAGTTCATGGGCGTCGACTTCGGCCACCGCCGGGTCCATGTCGTCGTGGCCGACGCCTCGCACGAGGTCATGGCCTCGGGAGCGGCCCGGTACGACGACACGACCCCCTGGCAGGAGCGGACCGGGCTCGCCCTCGGGCTGGTCGAGCGGCTCACCGCCGAGGCCGACGTCCACTTCGGCGCGCTCCAGGGCATCGGCATCGGCGTGCCGGGGCCCTACCCGGCCCCGGAGGGCTCGGCCCCGTCCCGCGCCACCCCCGTGGGGACGGTCCTGCGCCCTGCCCCGGAAGGCGTCGACGTCGCCTTCGCGGAACGCTTCGACGCCCCGGTGATCGTCGACAACAACACACGTCTGGCCGCCCTCGCCGAGGCGATCACCGGCGCCGACAGCGTCGCCGACCTGGTGTACGTCCGCCTGTCGGACGGCGTCGGCGGCGGCCTCGTCGTCGGCGGGCACCTGGTGACCGGCTCGTCGGGGCTGGCCGGCGAGCTCGGGCACGTGACCGTCGAACCGGCGGGCCGGCCGTGCCGGTGCGGCAAACGGGGCTGTCTGGAGACGGTCGCCTCGGTCCCCGCGATCCTCGCCGCCTGCTGGGAGTTCGGCCTGCCCCTGGAGAACCTGCGGGACCTGGCGGACGCCGTCTCCCGTGCCCACCCGGTCGTCGACCGGGTGCTGCGCGAGGCGGCCGCCGCGCTCGGCCGCGTCGTCGGAGCCGCGACGATGACCCTCAACCCGGCGAAGGTCGTCATCGGCGGCGAGATCACGCAGCTGGCGCCCGTCATCGTCGAGCAGGTCGCCGCCACCCTCGCCGCCGACCTCTTCCCCACCGCGTCGGCCGGTCCGGCCGTCGAGGCCGCGCGGCTCTCGGACGACGACGGCGCCATCGGCGCCCTCGCCGCGGTCTTCCACAACTCCCCACTCCTGGCGCGGTACCCCGAGACCACCGATGTGACGGCAGGTCCGGGGACCGACGATCCCACCATCGAAGGAGCCGTCCATGTCCGTCCTTGA
- a CDS encoding ABC transporter permease translates to MSVLDKRRAGPRHPAGGETTPAADDTGPPDAKKTAAERPGTGRRGLPLALNAVSVALGIALWWALASAGFKLPTPPEVVSRAGTLIEDGTLGEDVLASLTRVLIGFALGTAAAVPVGFLMGWYGIARGLMEPWIQFFRTVPPLAIIPLAVVVMGIDETPKIFVIFLAAFLACVISTFQGVVNVDRTLINAARVLGAKDAVIFARVVVPASTPFILVGMRVGLGSAWATLVAAELIAAQEGLGYRMQNAQLYYDLPTIFVGLISIGILGLLMDRILLLAERKLTGWQERR, encoded by the coding sequence ATGTCCGTCCTTGACAAGCGGCGAGCCGGACCGCGCCACCCCGCCGGCGGGGAGACGACCCCGGCCGCGGACGACACCGGGCCCCCGGACGCCAAGAAGACCGCGGCGGAGCGTCCGGGAACCGGCCGGCGCGGGCTTCCCCTGGCCCTCAACGCCGTGTCCGTCGCCCTGGGCATCGCACTGTGGTGGGCCCTGGCGTCCGCCGGGTTCAAACTGCCGACGCCGCCGGAGGTCGTCTCCCGGGCGGGGACGCTGATCGAGGACGGGACCCTCGGCGAGGACGTCCTCGCCAGCCTCACCCGCGTACTGATCGGCTTCGCGCTGGGTACGGCCGCGGCCGTACCGGTCGGCTTCCTCATGGGCTGGTACGGCATCGCCCGCGGCCTGATGGAACCCTGGATCCAGTTCTTCCGCACCGTCCCGCCGCTGGCGATCATCCCGCTGGCCGTGGTCGTCATGGGCATCGACGAGACCCCGAAGATCTTCGTCATCTTCCTCGCCGCGTTCCTCGCCTGCGTGATCTCCACGTTCCAGGGCGTGGTGAACGTCGACCGCACACTGATCAACGCGGCACGGGTCCTGGGAGCGAAGGACGCGGTCATCTTCGCCCGTGTGGTGGTGCCCGCCTCCACCCCCTTCATCCTCGTCGGCATGCGGGTCGGCCTCGGCTCGGCCTGGGCCACCCTGGTCGCCGCGGAGCTGATCGCCGCCCAGGAGGGCCTCGGCTACCGCATGCAGAACGCCCAGCTCTACTACGACCTGCCGACCATCTTCGTCGGACTGATCTCGATCGGGATCCTCGGTCTGCTCATGGACCGCATCCTGCTCCTCGCGGAACGCAAGCTCACCGGATGGCAGGAACGCCGATGA
- a CDS encoding ABC transporter ATP-binding protein, producing MTSKPAKISVQGVTKTFALGRDTFTALDDVSLDIAEHEFVTVVGPSGCGKSTLMNILAGLETPTAGRALVDGATVSGPGPERGVIFQQYALFPWLTVRQNVEFGLRTTGVPKAERRARADHFIELVGLERFADALPKTLSGGMRQRCAIARAYAVDPSILLMDEPFGALDALTRVTLQEQLLETWSQDRRTVLFITHDVDEAVFLANRVIVMAARPGRVYDVIEVDPAIERDEAFRLSPEFAALRNRVWHSVYHQEGRTAAPAAAGSATT from the coding sequence ATGACCAGCAAGCCGGCCAAGATATCCGTCCAGGGCGTCACCAAGACCTTCGCCCTGGGCCGCGACACCTTCACCGCCCTGGACGACGTCTCCCTCGACATCGCCGAGCACGAGTTCGTCACCGTCGTGGGCCCCTCGGGCTGCGGCAAGAGCACACTCATGAACATCCTCGCCGGCCTGGAGACCCCCACCGCCGGCCGTGCCCTGGTGGACGGCGCGACCGTCTCCGGACCGGGCCCCGAACGAGGCGTGATCTTCCAGCAGTACGCCCTCTTCCCCTGGCTCACCGTGCGCCAGAACGTCGAGTTCGGGCTGCGGACCACGGGCGTGCCCAAGGCCGAACGCCGCGCCCGCGCCGATCACTTCATCGAGCTGGTCGGACTCGAACGCTTCGCGGACGCGCTCCCCAAGACCCTGTCCGGAGGCATGCGCCAGCGATGCGCCATCGCCCGCGCCTACGCCGTCGACCCCTCGATCCTCCTGATGGACGAACCCTTCGGCGCCCTCGACGCCCTGACCCGGGTCACACTCCAGGAGCAGCTGCTGGAGACGTGGAGCCAGGACAGACGCACGGTGCTGTTCATCACCCACGACGTCGACGAGGCCGTGTTCCTGGCCAACCGTGTGATCGTCATGGCGGCCCGCCCCGGCCGCGTCTACGACGTCATCGAGGTCGACCCCGCGATCGAGCGCGACGAGGCGTTCCGCCTCAGTCCCGAGTTCGCCGCGCTGCGCAACCGCGTGTGGCACTCCGTCTACCACCAGGAAGGCCGGACCGCCGCCCCCGCGGCCGCCGGCTCCGCGACGACCTGA
- a CDS encoding aliphatic sulfonate ABC transporter substrate-binding protein translates to MPRSITRRHVLATLAPVAATALLTACGGSSSGGSDDTVRFGYIGDFNGASLIAVADAKGLWKKHGLKAESKVFTNGPLQIQALGTDNLDFGYIGPGAMWLPASGQAKVVAINTLGNSDRVIAQPGITSMRQLKGKTVAVPEGTSGDMILTLALEKAGMTKSDLKIVPMDPSTIVSAVSSKKVDGAGFWYPATATIKKQIPDLQELAKNTDFEDEISFPTAFVAGNKLVADNPEKVRKVLAVLREAMEFRAAHTDEAIALTADKLRIPVEQVEADAANNKVLDVGELDRLTEDGTIGTWLKGMNDYFVEAGKLEQPVDPEKYYTGDLFIGAGK, encoded by the coding sequence ATGCCACGCTCCATCACACGCAGACACGTCCTCGCCACCCTCGCCCCAGTGGCCGCGACGGCCCTGCTCACCGCCTGCGGCGGCAGCTCCTCCGGCGGGTCGGACGACACGGTGCGCTTCGGTTACATCGGCGACTTCAACGGCGCCAGCCTCATCGCCGTCGCCGACGCCAAGGGCCTGTGGAAGAAGCACGGACTGAAGGCGGAGAGCAAGGTCTTCACCAACGGGCCGCTGCAGATCCAGGCACTCGGCACGGACAACCTCGACTTCGGCTACATCGGACCGGGAGCCATGTGGCTCCCCGCCTCGGGCCAGGCCAAGGTCGTCGCGATCAACACCCTCGGCAACTCCGACCGCGTCATCGCCCAGCCGGGCATCACCTCGATGCGGCAGCTCAAGGGCAAGACGGTGGCCGTTCCCGAAGGCACCTCCGGCGACATGATCCTCACGCTCGCCCTGGAGAAGGCGGGCATGACCAAGAGCGACCTGAAGATCGTCCCCATGGACCCGTCGACCATCGTGTCCGCGGTCTCCTCCAAGAAGGTCGACGGAGCCGGCTTCTGGTACCCCGCGACGGCCACCATCAAGAAGCAGATCCCCGACCTGCAGGAACTCGCCAAGAACACCGACTTCGAGGACGAGATCTCCTTCCCCACGGCCTTCGTGGCCGGCAACAAGCTGGTGGCCGACAACCCGGAGAAGGTCAGGAAGGTCCTCGCCGTCCTGCGCGAGGCCATGGAGTTCCGGGCCGCGCACACCGACGAGGCGATCGCCCTCACCGCCGACAAGCTCAGGATCCCCGTCGAACAGGTCGAGGCCGACGCCGCCAACAACAAGGTGCTCGACGTCGGGGAGCTCGACAGGCTGACCGAGGACGGCACCATCGGCACGTGGCTGAAGGGAATGAACGACTACTTCGTCGAGGCGGGCAAGCTCGAGCAGCCCGTCGACCCCGAGAAGTACTACACCGGCGACCTCTTCATCGGAGCGGGCAAGTGA
- a CDS encoding sulfatase-like hydrolase/transferase produces the protein MTDQHRADTLGAYGNPLAHTPELDELAATGTRFDRWYTPTAICTPARASLLTGQAPFRHKLLANHERNVGYLEDLAEDQFTFSRALRENGYNCGLIGKWHVGTRRTAADYGFDGPELPGWHNPVDHPDYLAHLAEHGLPPYRISDRIRGTLPNGGPGNLLAARLHQPVEATFEHYLATRAIEKLEQYAADSRERDQPFFLALHFFGPHLPYILPDEYFDLVDPADVELPRSIAETFHGKPPVQRNYSAHWTFDTMPIETTRKLIAVYWGYVALIDRQIGRVMEAMRRLGLTDDTAVFFTCDHGEFTGSHRLHDKGPAMYEDIYRTPGLLRVPGAPGGVVRDEFVSLLDCTATVLELAGIDPKPAVDSRSLLPLVHGEEADWAEDIVCEFHGHHFPYPQRMLREDRYKLVVNPDSVNELYDLWTDPDELQNVHDHPEQAEVRSRMTRRLYELLRERGDNFHHWMTSMYDVGEVGHDPTLSGLDESTYRPAGHPDSP, from the coding sequence ATGACCGACCAGCACCGGGCGGACACGCTCGGCGCGTACGGCAACCCGCTCGCGCACACCCCGGAGCTCGACGAACTCGCCGCCACGGGGACCCGCTTCGACCGCTGGTACACCCCCACCGCGATCTGCACCCCGGCCCGCGCCAGCCTGCTGACCGGCCAGGCGCCCTTCCGGCACAAGCTGCTCGCCAACCACGAGCGCAACGTCGGCTACCTGGAGGACCTCGCCGAGGACCAGTTCACGTTCTCCCGGGCGCTGCGGGAGAACGGCTACAACTGCGGTCTCATCGGCAAGTGGCACGTCGGCACCCGCCGGACGGCGGCCGACTACGGCTTCGACGGCCCCGAACTGCCGGGCTGGCACAACCCGGTGGACCACCCGGACTACCTCGCCCACCTCGCCGAGCACGGGCTGCCGCCGTACCGGATCAGCGACCGCATCCGCGGCACCCTGCCCAACGGCGGCCCCGGCAACCTGCTCGCCGCCCGGCTGCACCAGCCCGTCGAGGCCACCTTCGAGCACTACCTGGCCACCCGCGCCATCGAGAAGCTCGAACAGTACGCGGCGGACTCCCGGGAACGGGACCAGCCCTTCTTCCTCGCCCTGCACTTCTTCGGACCGCACCTGCCGTACATCCTCCCCGACGAGTACTTCGACCTGGTCGACCCGGCCGACGTGGAACTCCCGCGGTCCATCGCGGAGACCTTCCACGGCAAACCCCCGGTGCAGCGCAACTACAGCGCCCACTGGACCTTCGACACCATGCCGATCGAGACCACCCGCAAGCTCATCGCGGTCTACTGGGGCTATGTGGCGCTGATCGACAGACAGATCGGCCGGGTCATGGAGGCCATGCGGCGTCTCGGACTGACCGACGACACCGCCGTGTTCTTCACCTGCGACCACGGCGAGTTCACCGGCTCCCACCGGCTGCACGACAAGGGCCCGGCGATGTACGAGGACATCTACCGCACCCCCGGTCTGCTCCGCGTCCCGGGCGCCCCCGGCGGCGTCGTGCGCGACGAGTTCGTCAGCCTGCTGGACTGCACGGCGACCGTGCTCGAGCTCGCGGGCATCGACCCGAAACCGGCGGTCGACTCGCGCAGCCTGCTGCCGCTCGTGCACGGCGAGGAGGCGGACTGGGCGGAGGACATCGTCTGCGAGTTCCACGGCCACCACTTCCCCTACCCGCAGCGCATGCTGCGCGAGGACCGCTACAAACTGGTCGTCAACCCCGACTCGGTCAACGAGCTGTACGACCTGTGGACCGACCCGGACGAACTGCAGAACGTCCACGACCATCCCGAACAGGCGGAGGTCCGCTCCCGGATGACCCGCCGCCTGTACGAGCTGCTGCGGGAGCGCGGCGACAACTTCCACCACTGGATGACCTCCATGTACGACGTCGGCGAGGTGGGCCACGACCCCACCCTGAGCGGCCTCGACGAGTCCACGTACCGGCCGGCCGGCCACCCGGACTCGCCATGA
- a CDS encoding formylglycine-generating enzyme family protein, translated as MTGPHAPCCTPSGAPVAVTAPAPLPAAGKRSTRGQVRLPGGEFAMGDAFGEGYRADGETPVHPVRLTPFHIDETAVTNARFAAFVKATGHVTDAERHGSSAVFHLVVDAPAADILGNAAGAPWWINVRGAHWRRPEGVRSDVTGRQNHPVVHVSWNDASAYARWAGKRLPTEAEWEYAARGGLDGRRYAWGDELTPDGRWRCNIWQGRFPHTNTAEDGHLTTAPVKSYRPNGFGLWNTAGNVWEWCADWFSPAYYAHSAPEDPHGPDTGTARVLRGGSYLCHDSYCNRYRVAARSSNTPESSSANLGFRCANDDT; from the coding sequence ATGACCGGGCCGCACGCACCCTGCTGTACGCCGTCCGGCGCACCGGTCGCCGTCACCGCGCCGGCGCCCCTGCCCGCCGCGGGGAAGCGCTCGACCCGCGGGCAGGTCCGCCTGCCCGGGGGCGAGTTCGCCATGGGCGACGCCTTCGGCGAGGGATACCGGGCCGACGGCGAGACCCCCGTCCACCCGGTGCGCCTGACGCCCTTCCACATCGACGAGACCGCCGTCACCAACGCCCGGTTCGCCGCCTTCGTCAAGGCCACCGGCCATGTCACCGACGCCGAACGCCACGGTTCGTCCGCGGTCTTCCACCTGGTGGTCGACGCCCCTGCCGCCGACATCCTGGGCAACGCGGCCGGGGCGCCCTGGTGGATCAACGTCAGGGGCGCCCACTGGCGCCGTCCGGAAGGCGTCCGCTCCGACGTCACCGGCCGGCAGAACCACCCCGTCGTCCACGTCTCGTGGAACGACGCGAGCGCCTACGCCCGGTGGGCGGGCAAACGCCTGCCCACCGAGGCGGAGTGGGAGTACGCGGCACGCGGCGGCCTGGACGGGCGCCGCTACGCCTGGGGCGACGAGCTCACCCCCGACGGCCGCTGGCGCTGCAACATCTGGCAGGGACGCTTCCCCCACACCAACACCGCCGAGGACGGCCACCTCACCACCGCACCGGTGAAGTCCTACCGTCCCAACGGCTTCGGGCTGTGGAACACCGCAGGCAACGTGTGGGAGTGGTGCGCCGACTGGTTCTCACCCGCCTACTACGCCCACTCCGCCCCCGAGGACCCGCACGGCCCGGACACCGGCACCGCACGGGTGCTGCGCGGCGGTTCCTACCTCTGCCACGACTCCTACTGCAACCGCTACCGGGTTGCGGCCCGCTCGTCCAACACCCCGGAGTCCTCCTCGGCCAACCTGGGCTTCCGCTGCGCCAACGACGACACGTGA
- a CDS encoding TOPRIM nucleotidyl transferase/hydrolase domain-containing protein: protein MADMDSFRDAVTAWAAGGPGGPARELAARLDVRTVVLLEGLSDAAAVGALAAGRGRDLAAEGICVMPMGGAMNVGHFARVLGPPGLDLRLTGLCDERERGFYARGLERAGAGRAEFFVCAADLEDELIRALGVTRVEELVRAQGELRPLRTFLSQPAQRDRTPQQQLRRFLGTKKGRKIHYGRVLVEALRPECVPAPLEDLLARL from the coding sequence ATGGCGGACATGGACTCCTTCCGGGACGCGGTCACCGCGTGGGCGGCCGGCGGCCCCGGCGGTCCGGCGCGCGAGCTGGCGGCGCGGCTCGACGTCCGGACGGTGGTGCTGCTCGAAGGGCTGAGCGACGCCGCGGCGGTCGGCGCGCTGGCCGCGGGACGCGGCAGGGACCTGGCGGCCGAGGGAATCTGCGTCATGCCGATGGGAGGCGCGATGAACGTCGGGCACTTCGCCCGTGTGCTCGGGCCGCCCGGCCTGGACCTCCGCCTCACGGGGCTGTGCGACGAGCGGGAGCGCGGCTTCTACGCCCGCGGGCTGGAGCGGGCCGGAGCCGGGCGGGCGGAGTTCTTCGTCTGCGCCGCGGACCTGGAGGACGAGCTCATCCGCGCGCTGGGTGTGACGCGGGTGGAGGAGCTCGTCCGGGCGCAGGGAGAATTGCGCCCCCTGCGGACCTTCCTCAGCCAGCCCGCGCAGCGGGACCGCACGCCTCAGCAGCAGCTGCGGCGGTTCCTCGGCACGAAGAAGGGCCGCAAGATCCACTACGGCCGGGTGCTCGTGGAGGCGCTCCGCCCCGAGTGTGTACCGGCGCCGCTCGAGGACCTGCTCGCCCGCCTCTGA
- a CDS encoding lytic polysaccharide monooxygenase auxiliary activity family 9 protein — MALRRRLVSLAAVLATLLGGLGLSFLWQNDAQAHGVAMMPGSRTYLCQLDAITGTGALDPTNPACRNALNQSGASALYNWFAVLDSQAAGRGAGYVPDGTLCSAGDRSPYDFSAYNAARADWPRTHLTSGATVKVQYSNWAAHPGDFRVYVTKPGWSPTSRLGWSDLDLVQTVTNPPQQGSPGTNGGHYYWDLKLPSGRSGDALIFMQWVRSDSQENFFSCSDVVFDGGNGEVTGIRGSGGTPTPGPTPDPTDPPDHTGSCMAVYNVVNSWNGGFQGSVEVMNHGTSPLDGWAVRWKPGSGTTIGGAWNGSLSTASDGTVTVRNVDHNRVIKPDGSVTFGFTATSSGNDFPVGTIGCVAP, encoded by the coding sequence ATGGCCTTACGACGCAGACTCGTCTCCCTGGCGGCAGTCCTCGCCACCCTCCTCGGAGGTCTCGGCCTGAGCTTCCTCTGGCAGAACGACGCGCAGGCGCACGGCGTGGCGATGATGCCCGGCTCGCGCACCTACCTCTGCCAGCTGGACGCCATCACCGGAACCGGCGCACTCGACCCGACCAATCCGGCGTGCCGCAACGCGCTGAACCAGAGCGGCGCGTCGGCCCTGTACAACTGGTTCGCCGTCCTCGACTCCCAGGCCGCCGGGCGGGGCGCCGGATACGTGCCGGACGGCACACTGTGCAGCGCCGGCGACCGGTCCCCGTACGACTTCTCCGCGTACAACGCGGCTCGGGCGGACTGGCCCCGGACGCACCTGACGTCCGGAGCGACGGTCAAGGTGCAGTACAGCAACTGGGCCGCCCACCCCGGTGACTTCCGGGTCTACGTCACCAAGCCCGGCTGGTCGCCCACGTCCCGGCTGGGCTGGTCCGACCTGGACCTCGTCCAGACCGTGACCAACCCGCCCCAGCAGGGCTCGCCCGGCACCAACGGGGGCCACTACTACTGGGACCTGAAGCTGCCCTCCGGTCGCAGCGGGGACGCGCTGATCTTCATGCAGTGGGTGCGTTCGGACAGCCAGGAGAACTTCTTCTCCTGCTCGGACGTCGTCTTCGACGGCGGCAACGGCGAGGTGACGGGCATCCGCGGCTCGGGCGGCACGCCCACCCCGGGCCCGACGCCGGATCCGACCGATCCCCCGGACCACACCGGTTCCTGCATGGCCGTCTACAACGTGGTGAACTCCTGGAACGGTGGCTTCCAGGGCTCCGTCGAGGTGATGAACCACGGGACGTCGCCGCTCGACGGCTGGGCCGTGCGCTGGAAGCCCGGCTCCGGTACCACGATCGGCGGCGCGTGGAACGGCTCCCTGTCCACCGCTTCGGACGGCACGGTGACGGTGCGCAACGTCGATCACAACCGTGTGATCAAACCCGACGGCAGCGTGACGTTCGGCTTCACGGCCACGTCGTCCGGGAACGACTTCCCGGTGGGCACGATCGGCTGCGTGGCACCCTAG